CGAAACCCGGTGGGATGCCTGCGCGTGGTGATATCCAGCGGTGACCGGCTGGATCCCAGCTTGGCGCAACGGTTCATGGATGCCTACGGCGACGTCTTGTACAACCTCTACGGCTCCACCGAGGTCGGTATCGGCGCGCTGGCAACGCCGGCCGAGCTGCGGCGTGCCCCGGAAACGGTGGGCAGACCGATCGTGGGATGTCCGGTGCGCATCTTCGACAAAGCCGGGCGGCCGGTCGGGCCCCGGGTGATCGGCCGCATCTTCATCGGCGGTGAACTGACGTTTGAGGGTTACATCGGCGGTGGTGATGCCAAGCTCGTCATAGACCGGATGACCGGCACCGGCGACATGGGCTACCTCGACGAATCGGGTCGGCTGTACATCGTTGGCCGCGAAGACGACATGATCGTTTCCGGAGGTGAGAACGTGTATCCGCGCGCGCTGGAAAACGCTCTCGCCGGGCATCCCGGCGTCGCCGAGAATGCCGTCGTCGGGGTGCCGGACGAGCAATTCGGGAAGCGCCTGGCGGCCTACGTCGTCTTGCGGCCGGGCAGCACGATCGACGTGCCCGCGTTGCGAGAGTACTTGACGGGCAAGGTTTCTCGCTTCGAGCAACCCAGGGACATCCACATCGTCAGCAGCATTCCGCGCAATCCCGCCGGCAAGGTGCTGCGCAGGCAGCTGCCGACCTAAGGCGTGTCAGGGTCTTCCAACTCGTCGGATTGTTCCTCGGATTGTTCATCGGGCGCAACGACACCGACGGTGTAAGCCAACCACTTCGGTGCCAGCGCTGAGACCGCGGTGGCTCCCGCCGTGGCGCTGAAGACGCCCGTCCAGGCGACCGGTCCCAGCGGTGTGCAGCCGAAAAAGTGACTGATAACCGGGGTCTGGATGATGCCGACCAACACCCCCGCGCTGCCCAGTGCGGTCGCGATGACCAGCGGACTGTGCCGGCGCGCCAGCAGCGTTTGCGCCAGCTGTGTCGTCACCAGCGCGGTCAAACCCATCGTGGCCGTGCGTCGTTCGGTTCCTGGAGTCCAGCGTCCGATGGTCCAGGCGGCCGTTGCGCCGGCAGCGGTGACGACACCGCGGTTGACGATCTGACGCATCAGCGGCGCGTCCAATGAGGGCGTCGGCCCGGTCAGCACCGCACGCCGGTGTGCGCGCTGTGCCTGTTCGGACGCTTCGTCGGTTTCATACTCGGCCTCGTCGGGTTCGGCGAATTGCGAGGTGACGGCCACCGCTAGCGCGGGGAACATATCGGTGAGCAGGTTCACCAGCAGCAGTTGACGAGTCCCGACCGGCGCCCGTCCGGCCCCGAACGCCGTCCCGATGATGGTGAACAGCACTTCGCCCACATTGCCGCCGACCAGAATTGTCACCGCATCACGAACACCGGCCCACATGCTGCGGCCCTCGACCAGCGCATCGATCAGCACACCCAGGTCGTCGTCGGTTAGGACGATGTCGGCGGCCCCGCGGGCGGCCGACGAACCGCGACCGCTCACCCCGATACCCACGTCGGCCATCCGGATAGCGGCGGCGTCGTTGGCGCCGTCGCCGACCATCGCGGTCACTCGCCCGCAGCGCTGCAACGCCGCCACAATCTGGACCTTCTGTTCCGGGCTTACCCGGGCAAAGACCTGCACATCGGCGGCGAGTTTGGCATGCGCCTCCTCGTCCAGCAGGGCAAGTTCGGCACCAGTCACGACCCGCGCATCCGCCGGCAGGCCCAGCTGGCGGGCGATCGCCCGTGCGGTGACCGGGTGATCGCCGGTGATTAGCACCACATTGCGCTCGGCGTCCACCAGGGCTTCGATCAACGGACGCGAGGATGGCCGGGCCGTGTCCGCAAGTCCGACATAGCCGATCAGCTCGAGGTCATGTGCGGCGGCCTCGACGGCATCGGCGTCGGTCTCGTCATCATCGGTGGTCCCGTTCTCCCAGGTGCGTTGCGCGACCGCCAGAACGCGTAGGCCCTGCTCGGCGAGGTTGTGTACCAAAGATTCGGCATGCTGCTGCTCGGTGTCCGGATCGGCGAACCGGCAGCGCGGCAGGATCGTCTCCGGAGCGCCCTTGAGCATCAACATCGGTGTTCCGTCGGCGCCCACCCGGCCTATCCCGGCGGCGTAGCCGCGACTGGACTCAAACGGTACCTCGGCCAGCACCGTCCACTCCGAATCACTTTGGCTACTAAGCGAACTGGCCAGCGAACTAGCCGCCGTGAGGATCGCCTCATCGGTGGCGTGCGCGTGCCCTTCCCCATTGTGGGGTTGCGTGGACGCGCGTGCCGCGGCCCGTAGCACATCGGCGGAGCGAGCATCGGTGATCTCGGGTAGTGGATCTGAGTCGGGTGCGGTGGTGCGCGGTACCGCGCACACGACGCGCAGGCGGTTCTCGGTGAGCGTGCCGGTCTTGTCGAAACATATTGTGTCGACCCGGCCCAACGCCTCGATTGTGCGGGGCGAGCGCACCAGCGCGCCGTGTGCCGTCAGGCGCTGCGCGGCGGCAAGCTGGGAGAGGGTGGCCACCAACGGCAGGCCCTCCGGGACCGCGGCCACCGCGATGGCGACGCCGTCGGCGACCGCTTGCCGCAGTGACGCACGGCGCAGCAACGCCAGCGCGGTCACCGCGGCGCCGCCGGCCAGGGTCAGTGGCAGGACCTTACTGGTCAGCTCGCGCAGCCGGGCCTGGACTCCCGCCGCCGTTTCGACGTCGGCGACCGCCGAGATCGCGCGATATGCGGCGGTGCCGACCCCGGTGGCCACCACGATCGCGCGGGCGTGTCCGGCGACTATCGTGCTGCCCTCGAAGAGCATGCTGGCCCGGTCGGGGTCGTTGACGGCGACCGGCTCCACCTGCTTGTCCACCGGTAGCGACTCACCGGTTAGGAAGGACTCGTCGACCTCGAGGTCCTCGGCGACCAGCAGGCGCGCATCCGCCGGGACCACCTCCGGCGCGGCCAGGTCGATGACATCGCCGACCCGCAGTGACTTCGCCGACACCGTGGCCGTTCGGGTGGCGTGCCGGGCCGCCTCCAGTCGACGTCGGGTCGTCGCGACCGCCGGGACCACCACGCGGCGCACCAACTGGTCCTGCTCGGCGAACAGCTCGGCAGCGGCCGCCTCGGCTCGCAATCGTTGTACCCCACCGGTTATCGCGTTGACGGTCATCACGCCCGCTACTAGTAGCGCGTCAATATTGCTGCCGACGATCGCCGACGCCGCGGCGCCGACCGCCAGGATCGGCGTCAGCGGATCGGCGAGTTCATGCCGGGTGGCCACCGCCAGCTGCCCCAGGGTCTGGGCCGGTCCGCGCAGCGGCGCCACCACTGGTTCGTAGGACAAGTCGTCCAGAAAGCGCCGCCAGGCGGGGATTCCGGGCTCAACGGCCAAGGGCAGCGAGCCGCCGGTCAGCCGCGAGTAGACGATCTCGGGGTCCAGCGCGTGCCAGGCGGTCAGCGGTTGCGGGGTGGGGTCGGGCATCCGTAGCACCCGGGCGGCCGACCACGTTCCGGATAGCAAAGCCGTTGCGGCAGCGGCATTGACCGGGCTGAGCCAGCGACGGAAGCTAGCTGGGTTGTTGGATCTGTCTTGCTCACCGGTGACCAGCAGTAGCCCGGCCAGTGTGGTGCCCCCCTGAGCGAGGTGCACCGCGGACTGACTGGCCGCCCGGGCCACCGGGAGAGCGGACAGGATCCGCACCGCCGCGGCGAGGTCGGTGCCGGTAATTATGTCGGCAGTCCATGGTGTTGCCGCGCGGGGATCGTCGAGAGCCACACCGACGTCGGCGATGGCCAGCGCGGCCAACGTGTCGGTGGAGGCGAAGTCCCGGTGCAATGCGGTGATCAGCAACACCGGTCCGCGGTCCGTTCGCAAGTCACGCACCAACCCCAGCAACGGCGTACCAGGCGGGTGTGTCGAACCGACGCTGGCCGACAGATCTTCGGTACCGGATACGTGGCGCAAAACCACCCGGGCTCCGGTTCGGTGCGCGGTCTGCAGCAGCGGGATGGCGTAGGGGTCGACTTCCCATCCCACATCGACGCTGCCCACGCGGTGGCCATCGACTATCAGGTCGGCGTGTTCGAGGCCCTGAGCCGGTGTTGCCGACGGCCCCTGTGCCGGAACCCATCTCAAGCGTGCACCGGTTGCCGGCAGTTCATCGGGGTCGGGTTCGGGCGCCTGCTCGCCGTGCAGCAAGGCGTCGGCAACCTCGTAGACGCGGTCGTCGTCCCAGCCGGGTTCGTCTCCCTGTGCATGCAGGACAGCGCGGTTGTCACCGCGCAGCGCAGCGCCGTCGATCACGACCACCCGCACCCGATCCAGGCGGCGCAGCGCGCCGGGGTCTAGGACAAGTTGCCCGGTGTCGGCGAGCCCGCGACCCAGTACCGCCGCGAACGCCTGCCGGCCCATGTGCGCAGCTCTTGGGACCCCGGCCAGGATCGCGCCGGCCGCGTCTTCGGTGCCACCGCCGGCCACCAACGCGCTCGCCGCGGCGATCAACGAACCGTTTGCGGCCTGGTTGACGTATTCCTCCACCGGTCCGGCCATTGACCCTTTGGCGGTGTCGATTGCGGCGTCGATGGATCCGCCAACCACGACGTGCGAAGCCTCGCCGGCCGCCGCGGCTGCCCAACTGTGGCGCGGCTGCTGCGATTTGGCCCCGGCGGACGAGATGATGGGGACCACCGGAGCTTGCGGGCGCTTAGGGGAGGCCAGCGCGGGCTCGCGGTGTTGCCACACGCGACGGTGCGCCGTCGCCTCGGAGATTTGCAGGCCACGTTGTACCAGATCCAGCAGCGGTGTGCCGACAGCTTGGGTTAGCCCGTTCGCGGCCGCCGTCGTCGCGGCGAGCGCGATATCGGTGCCCACTCGACCCAGTCGCGACTCCAGCAGTGACACCATGCGCGGTTGATGATTTATCAACGCGGCCAGGGCTCGGGTGGTTTGCGGTGCAGCAGGCAGTCGGGCGACCCAGCCGGTAACCGCGGCACTGATCGCCACCAGGTCCATTGCCGCAGCTGTCAGCGGCACCAGGATCGCCAAGGGATTGCCCGGGTCGGCGAATGGAGCCGAGGTGGGTGACGACACCGACCCGGCTAGGAATATGTCGGCGGCCACCGCGGAAACCACATCACACACCTCGTCCAAGACAATGTCGCTGTCCGCACCGTCGTCGAGTTCGACCACCAGCCGACCCAACGAGCCCTCGACGTGAGCCTCGCCGACGCCGGGAATCCTGCGGACCGGTTCCTCGACCACCGCCGCGTGCTCGTGCCAGCGAGGGAATGGAAGGAGCGGATCCAGGTCGAAATGCACTCGCCGCTTGCTGTGCCAACGCACCGGCGGCGTGATTCCGTCCGGCGAGCCGTTGTCGGAACCGCCTAACCCGATTGCCCGACCGGTCGTTTGCGCCACCGACTGCACCACCGGGCCGGTCAGGTCCAGCACCGGGCTGGCCAGCGTTTGCACCGCGTCCGCCGCGCTCCCCCGCAAGCGGGAGGCACCCCCAACCGCAGTTTGTGCGCCGACGCGCACCACCTGTGCAACTCCGTCGGTCACGCCACCGAGGACGCTGGCTATACCGGGAATCTTCACCACGTCACCCTTCAATTTCCGATACCGCGCCTAATCCTGCTGGCGTATCACCGACATGTCTACCGACATCGGCGTACCTAGACCGGGTGCTGTCGCTGGTGTGCACCTTGGCAACGCGCTTCGGCCCGCGCTCAAACGGTCCGCGAGCGATGAATTCAGACGTCGGATCGCATCTAACTTAATGCGGACATCAAGTTGCGCACACGTTCTCGATCACCCAGAGGCGGAAATCCCAATGAAGACACCCCCAATCGTGTCGGCCCAGGAGTGGGCAATCGCACATCAGCAACTATTGGTGAAGGAGAAGGAACTGACCCGGGCCCGTGACGCGCTGGCGGCCATGCGGCGGCGGATGCCGTGGCTTGCCGTGGACAAGGAGTACGAGTTCGGCGGGCCCGAGGGCAACGTGAACCTACCGGGTCTGTTCGGTGGCCGGCGTCAGCTGATTGTCTACCGGGCCTTCTTCGAGCCCGGTGTGCATGGCTGGCCCGACCATGCCTGCCGGGGCTGTTCCATGGTCGCCGACCACGTCGGCCACCTTGCTCATCTGCACGCGCGCGACACCACGCTGGTGTTCGCCTCCCGCGCGCCGCAGGCCGACATCGAGCGCCTCAAGAAGCGGATGGGCTGGCAGATTCCGTGGTACACGATCATCGACAGCTTCGACGCCGACTTCGGCGTGGATGAATGGCACGGCACCAACGTGTTCATCCGCGTGGGTGACCGCGTGTTTCGCAGCTACTTCGTGAACAACCGCGGCGACGAGGCGCTGGGAACCACCTGGAGCTTCCTGGACATCACGGCGCTGGGGCGTCAAGAGGACTGGGAGGACTCGCCGGAAGGCTACCCGCAGACCCGGCCCTACGAGTGGTGGAACTGGCACGACGAATACGGTCTGCGCGAACCGTCCCGCTGGTTCGGTGAGCCCGACCCAAACGATCCCAATGACCCACGCCCGCCGGGTAGCAACTAGCCGCTCACGAATCGAAGATATCGATCCGGTGGTGTCCATGAATCAGCCGGCGACCGGCTAGGCGTCGCAGTATTGGGCCGACAGTGGCGACCTTTCGAAATTGGCTTACAAAATTCGGTGATTGGCCCTGCCGACGTGGTACCCGGTCGGGAAGGACTTCTCGATGACCTGCAGCTGGTGGTTCACTCTCGACTCCAGCTCAAGGACCACGCAGCTGTCGCTGACGGTCTTCGACTCGAGAACTATGTAACGTTGACCGCCACCGTTGACATCGGTGATCGGGTCACCTGAGTGCAATGTTTCGACGGGCACCAATTCGGGGGTTCCGTTTGACTCCACCCGAAATACAGTAAGGCAATTCGGCCCACCAGGGAACACTCGCCGCGGGTGTTCCGTCTTGACGCTGCGGTGCCCGACGATTGGCCGCGCTAGGCAGCCGGCCTCGGACACGGCATTTCGCTCGTCGGCGGATCCGAAAATTTGGTCGGAGCCGTGTTGCTGTCGCGGCGTTACGCTCTATTCAGCCCAGTGCCAATGGCGACCGAATGAGCCAACCGGTTGCCTGGACGCGGCGGAGGTGGCTGATGTCATTCGTGATCGCGGCGCCGGACATGGTGGCCGCGGCGGCGACGGATCTGGCGAGCATCCGTGCGGCGCTCAGCGCGGCCAACACGGCAGCGGCGGCCCCGACCACGGCCGTCTTGGCCGCGGGTGCCGATGAGGTATCGGCGGTGATCGCGGCACTATTCGATGTGCACGCCCAGGCGTATCAGGCGCTGAGTGTCCAGGCGCTGGCGTTTCACGACCAATTTGTGCGGGCGCTGAACGCGGGTGCGGGCTCCTATGCGGGCGCGGAGGCAGCCAACGCGTCGCCGCTTACGGCGGTGTGGCTGGCGCAGCAGGACATCCTCAACGCGGTCAACGCTCCCACCCAGGCACTGCTGGGTCGGCCACTCATCGGTGACGGCGCCAACGGGGCACCGAACACGGGGCAGGACGGCGGGCCGGGCGGGTTGCTGTATGGCAACGGCGGTAACGGCGGATCCGGTGGGGTGGACCAGGCCGGTGGTAACGGCGGGGCGGCCGGCCTGATCGGGAACGGCGGGGCCGGAGGTGTTGGCGGGCCGGGCGCGGTGGGTGGTGCGGGCGGGACGGGCGGCGCCGGCGGGCTGCTGTGCGGCAACGGCGGGCCGGGTGGGGCCGGTGGCATTGGTACCACCGCCGACGGCGGGACCGGCGGTGCTGGGGGCAATGCCATCGGCCTGTTCGGCAACGGGGGTGCGGGAGGGACCGGGGGGATCGGCGGGCAGGGCGGCATCGGCAACGGCGGCAACGCTGGTAACGGCGGCAGTGCCGGGGTGTTCGGCGAGGGTGGGGACGGGGGTGCCGGGGGTATCGGCAGCGCGCACGGCGGGCTGGGCGGTCTCGGTGGCAACGGCAGGTTCATCGGTAGCGGCGGGGCCGGCGGGGCCGGCGGCCACGGCGCTAGCGGAGACGGCGGAAATGCCGGCAACGGCGGCGTGGCCGGTGTGTTCGGCGCCGGCGGTGCCGGCGGCACCGGCGGACTCGGCAATGCCAACGCCGGGCAGGCGGGTAGTGGCGGCAACGCCGGGTTCTTCGGAAACGGCGGTGCCGGCGGCAATGGACAGCTCGGCAGCGGCGCGATCTCCTCACCGGGCGGTATCGGCGGTAGCGGTGGCTTCATCGTCGGCAACGGCGGCCCCGGTGGGATGGGCGGGCCGGGTTCGGCGCCCGGCAATGGCGGGAGGGGCGGCGACGCTATCGGGCTGTTCGGCCAGGGTGGCAACGGCGGTGCCGGAGGTGCCGCGCTCGGGGCTCCTGTCGCCGGTGGTATCGGAGGCGACGGCGGTACCGGCGGACTGATCGGCGATGGCGGCACCGGTGGCGGTGCGGGCGCGAGTGACGCCGTCGCGACGGCCGGCGGCGCCGGCGGCAACGCCCGGTTGATCGGCAACGGCGGCGACGGCGGCCCGGGCATGTTCGGCGGACTTGGTGGCGCCGGTGGCAGGGGCGGCACGGTGTTCGGCTTCGCCGGAACCCCCGGGCCGAGCTAGCGGCAAACCCGAATACCCGCCGGTCACACCGCTTCCTGAGCGAGGATCGCATCAAGCCTCGACAAATCGCGGACGACGCCGTCCCGAGGTTCCCCGGAGCGGTCCACCAGGTATGCGCGCATGCCGGTTCGTCGCGCGCCCTCGACCCACGTGGCGATGTTGTCGAAGAACAGGCACGATGTCGTCGCGACGCCGAGGGCCTGTGCGATCGCTCGATATGCCTGTGGGTCGGGCTTGGCGGCCCCGATCATCTGCGAACTCAGCGCGACGTCGACGAGGTCGTCCAGCGCGGCGCTCGCAAGCATGCGGCGGGGGCTCACCAACATGCTGTTGTTTGTCAGGACGCCGACCTTCAGGCCGCGGCGCCGCGCTTCTTCAAGCGCTGGCCGTGCATCTGGGTACCCTTGTGCGAACGACGCGTAATCCAGCCGCAGTAGCTCGTCATGTGCCTGGCGGCCGAGTTCAAGGTCGCGCGCGACGTTCGACAAAAACGCGCGAATTTGCTCGCTTTCGTCGAGCGCGTCGTCGAGGGCCCGCCCGTTGAGCCAAGCTTGCCAGCGGTCGCCTAGCTCTTCCAACGGCAGGTGCGTGATGCGCAGGAGCACCTCCCGCGCACCGGCCCAATCGAACCTGGTGAGCACGCCATCGCGGTCAAAAACAATCGCGTGGGTGCTCACGGTGACCCCCGTTGACCGCCAACGATTGTGCTCACGAACATGGCGGCGATGCGATCCGTCGCGACCTTCATCACGACATCGGCGTTGTCCGTCGCGCGGGCTGTGATGGCACGCAGATGGGCCGCGAGATCGAACTCCGCGTCAGTCGTGGCTCGCGCTACCGCAGCCTCGAGGCGGTCCAGCTTCTCGAGCATGGGAATCTTTTCGCTGGCCGTCAGCCCGATGATGGACTGACCGCGGGTGAGCGGATCGCCGTCGGTTACCACCTTCACATAGGCCGGGCGGACGTCGAGTCCAGTCGATGGGACCGCGGCGTAGACCGCTGCGACGACGTCCGGTAGGCCGAGTTGCCCCCCCGCCAACGTC
The nucleotide sequence above comes from Mycobacterium decipiens. Encoded proteins:
- a CDS encoding cation-translocating P-type ATPase → MKIPGIASVLGGVTDGVAQVVRVGAQTAVGGASRLRGSAADAVQTLASPVLDLTGPVVQSVAQTTGRAIGLGGSDNGSPDGITPPVRWHSKRRVHFDLDPLLPFPRWHEHAAVVEEPVRRIPGVGEAHVEGSLGRLVVELDDGADSDIVLDEVCDVVSAVAADIFLAGSVSSPTSAPFADPGNPLAILVPLTAAAMDLVAISAAVTGWVARLPAAPQTTRALAALINHQPRMVSLLESRLGRVGTDIALAATTAAANGLTQAVGTPLLDLVQRGLQISEATAHRRVWQHREPALASPKRPQAPVVPIISSAGAKSQQPRHSWAAAAAGEASHVVVGGSIDAAIDTAKGSMAGPVEEYVNQAANGSLIAAASALVAGGGTEDAAGAILAGVPRAAHMGRQAFAAVLGRGLADTGQLVLDPGALRRLDRVRVVVIDGAALRGDNRAVLHAQGDEPGWDDDRVYEVADALLHGEQAPEPDPDELPATGARLRWVPAQGPSATPAQGLEHADLIVDGHRVGSVDVGWEVDPYAIPLLQTAHRTGARVVLRHVSGTEDLSASVGSTHPPGTPLLGLVRDLRTDRGPVLLITALHRDFASTDTLAALAIADVGVALDDPRAATPWTADIITGTDLAAAVRILSALPVARAASQSAVHLAQGGTTLAGLLLVTGEQDRSNNPASFRRWLSPVNAAAATALLSGTWSAARVLRMPDPTPQPLTAWHALDPEIVYSRLTGGSLPLAVEPGIPAWRRFLDDLSYEPVVAPLRGPAQTLGQLAVATRHELADPLTPILAVGAAASAIVGSNIDALLVAGVMTVNAITGGVQRLRAEAAAAELFAEQDQLVRRVVVPAVATTRRRLEAARHATRTATVSAKSLRVGDVIDLAAPEVVPADARLLVAEDLEVDESFLTGESLPVDKQVEPVAVNDPDRASMLFEGSTIVAGHARAIVVATGVGTAAYRAISAVADVETAAGVQARLRELTSKVLPLTLAGGAAVTALALLRRASLRQAVADGVAIAVAAVPEGLPLVATLSQLAAAQRLTAHGALVRSPRTIEALGRVDTICFDKTGTLTENRLRVVCAVPRTTAPDSDPLPEITDARSADVLRAAARASTQPHNGEGHAHATDEAILTAASSLASSLSSQSDSEWTVLAEVPFESSRGYAAGIGRVGADGTPMLMLKGAPETILPRCRFADPDTEQQHAESLVHNLAEQGLRVLAVAQRTWENGTTDDDETDADAVEAAAHDLELIGYVGLADTARPSSRPLIEALVDAERNVVLITGDHPVTARAIARQLGLPADARVVTGAELALLDEEAHAKLAADVQVFARVSPEQKVQIVAALQRCGRVTAMVGDGANDAAAIRMADVGIGVSGRGSSAARGAADIVLTDDDLGVLIDALVEGRSMWAGVRDAVTILVGGNVGEVLFTIIGTAFGAGRAPVGTRQLLLVNLLTDMFPALAVAVTSQFAEPDEAEYETDEASEQAQRAHRRAVLTGPTPSLDAPLMRQIVNRGVVTAAGATAAWTIGRWTPGTERRTATMGLTALVTTQLAQTLLARRHSPLVIATALGSAGVLVGIIQTPVISHFFGCTPLGPVAWTGVFSATAGATAVSALAPKWLAYTVGVVAPDEQSEEQSDELEDPDTP
- a CDS encoding DUF899 domain-containing protein, whose protein sequence is MKTPPIVSAQEWAIAHQQLLVKEKELTRARDALAAMRRRMPWLAVDKEYEFGGPEGNVNLPGLFGGRRQLIVYRAFFEPGVHGWPDHACRGCSMVADHVGHLAHLHARDTTLVFASRAPQADIERLKKRMGWQIPWYTIIDSFDADFGVDEWHGTNVFIRVGDRVFRSYFVNNRGDEALGTTWSFLDITALGRQEDWEDSPEGYPQTRPYEWWNWHDEYGLREPSRWFGEPDPNDPNDPRPPGSN
- a CDS encoding PE family protein, with protein sequence MSFVIAAPDMVAAAATDLASIRAALSAANTAAAAPTTAVLAAGADEVSAVIAALFDVHAQAYQALSVQALAFHDQFVRALNAGAGSYAGAEAANASPLTAVWLAQQDILNAVNAPTQALLGRPLIGDGANGAPNTGQDGGPGGLLYGNGGNGGSGGVDQAGGNGGAAGLIGNGGAGGVGGPGAVGGAGGTGGAGGLLCGNGGPGGAGGIGTTADGGTGGAGGNAIGLFGNGGAGGTGGIGGQGGIGNGGNAGNGGSAGVFGEGGDGGAGGIGSAHGGLGGLGGNGRFIGSGGAGGAGGHGASGDGGNAGNGGVAGVFGAGGAGGTGGLGNANAGQAGSGGNAGFFGNGGAGGNGQLGSGAISSPGGIGGSGGFIVGNGGPGGMGGPGSAPGNGGRGGDAIGLFGQGGNGGAGGAALGAPVAGGIGGDGGTGGLIGDGGTGGGAGASDAVATAGGAGGNARLIGNGGDGGPGMFGGLGGAGGRGGTVFGFAGTPGPS
- a CDS encoding HAD family hydrolase, coding for MSTHAIVFDRDGVLTRFDWAGAREVLLRITHLPLEELGDRWQAWLNGRALDDALDESEQIRAFLSNVARDLELGRQAHDELLRLDYASFAQGYPDARPALEEARRRGLKVGVLTNNSMLVSPRRMLASAALDDLVDVALSSQMIGAAKPDPQAYRAIAQALGVATTSCLFFDNIATWVEGARRTGMRAYLVDRSGEPRDGVVRDLSRLDAILAQEAV